CGAGCCCGGTGCCGGACAGTTCGTCCTCCGCCGCCGGGGCTCCCCGAGCCGTCGAGGGCATGGCCGCGGGCGTCGGGCCCGCACGAACGCTGGTCTCGGCGCCGCCGCTCCTCGACACGGCCGACCCGGTGCCCGTCCCACGCCTCGTGGCGATGTCCGCGGCGCTCACCGCCGTCCCCCCGGAGCGCTCGGTGCTTGGGGCCTGGCCGCGGCCAGAGGCGATGCCGGCGGCGCTCGGGCCGCCTTGCGCGAGGGCGGCCCCCGACGCCACGCGGCCGGAGGCGATGTCGGCGGCGCTCGGGGCGGAAGGCGTCGTGGGGCTCGAGGTCGCCGCGCCGGAGCGGCCCGACGCGATGTCCCGCGCGCTCGCTCCGCCCGCGCCCGCCTGGCTCCTCCCTCCCGAGGCGAGGTCCCGCGCGCCGCGCGCCCCGGGCTCTCCCGCCTCGTCCTGACGTGAGTCCGCAGCGGCCTGGGCACGAGGCGCTCCCGAGGGCGCGTCTTCCATCCGGGAGGCGGTGGCGTGCGGTCGCGAGTCCCCGGGCCGGCGGCTGGGGGGCGCGTCCACGAGCAGGGGCGTCTCGGGCTGCCCGGCCTGGGCGGCGCCGCCTTCGTTCGTGGAGGGCGGGGCCTTCACCCCGGGGCTCGAGCTGAGCCCCACCACGAGCACCGTGAAGAGCGCCGCGACAGCCGACCCCATCCCCGCGGCGATGAGCGCCACCGTCAGTCGCTTCATCCGCGGACGGGGCGCGGGCTCGGGCGCGACGGCGGGGAGCGGAGCGGGGATGTGGGGTGAGGACGGGGTGCCAGGGCCCCGCAGGCGCAGCACCGCGTTGCCGAGCGAGATTTCGTCGCCCGGCATCACCGGCACCTCGGCGACGACGCGGACGCGGTTGAGGAAGGTGCCGTTCTGGCTGCCCAGGTCCTTGAGGAAGTAGTCGTCCCCCTGACGGGTCAGCTGCGCGTGGCGCCGGCTGATGGACGGATGCTGGAGCCGCAGGTCGGACGAGGACGAGCGTCCCAGCACCAGGGGCCCCTGCTGCACCGGCACGAGCTGCCCCGCGCCCGGGCCGCGCTCCACGTACAGGAACGCCGGCGGGTGCCCTGGATTCGAGTACTCCCGGCCCCACTCGAACTTCGCGGACAGCTCCCGGTCCCTGTCGCGTCCCCGGCCGCTCCCCTGGCGGGACCTCTTGCGCGAGCCCGCCGGGAACTGGGGCACGCGCTGGGGCCTCGGGTCGTCCGCCTGGAGCGGCGCGACCTCGTCGTCATCGAACGGGAGCTCCACCTCCGAATCCTTCGGCGCCGGCGTTCCCGGGGGACGGGGAGGGCGGGGCGGGCGCTTCGGATTCGGTGGAGCCATGAGACCATTCTCGCTGATTGGGGACCGGCTGGAAGGTTCTCAGGCCCCAGGCGTCCGAAGTTGTCCAGACCATTGATTCTACCGACCTCGGGCCCTCCAGCCACGGGGTGGCGAATGCTGGCCTGTTCAAGGACCGCGACCCTAGAGTGCTGGCCACATCCACCACGCAGGTTCCCAGGAGATTGGCGCAAGTGACCCCCCCACCCATCCGGCTCTTCAACACCATGTCCATGCAGAAGGAACTGCTGGAGCCCGCCGTCCCGGGGTGTGTGGGAGTCTATGTCTGTGGGCCCACGGTCTACAGTTACATTCATATCGGGAATGCTCGTACCTTCACGTCCTTCGACGTGGTGGTCCGCTACCTGCGCTACCGGGGCTACACGGTGCGCTACGTCCGCAACTTCACGGACGTGGACGACAAGATCATCAAGGCGGCGCACGAGACGGGCGAGGCGCCGGTGGCGTTGGCGCAGCGGTTCGTGGACCGCTTCCGCGAGGACGCCGGGGCGCTGCACCTGGTGGAGCCGGACGTGGCGCCCAAGGTGAGCGACCACATCCCGGAGATCATCGCCATCATCCAGAAGCTGGTGGACAAGGGCTTCGCCTACGCGTCGCAGGGCGACGTGTACTTCTCCGTCAGCGCGGACGCGGACTACGCGAAGCTGTCCAAGCGCAACCTCGACGACCTGTGCGTCGGTGAGCGCGTGCAGCCGGGCGACCAGAAGCGCGAGCCGCTGGACTTCGCGCTGTGGAAGGCGGCCAAGCCCGGGGAGCCCTCCTGGGAGAGCCCCTGGGGCCCGGGCCGTCCGGGCTGGCACATCGAGTGCTCCGCGATGAGCGAGAAGTACCTCGGGGAGACGTTCGACATCCACGGCGGCGCGCTGGACCTCATCTTCCCCCACCACGAGAACGAGATCGCGCAGAGCGAGTCCGCGCACGGCCAGCAGTTCGCCAAGTACTGGATGCACTGCGGCTTCCTCGACCTGGAAGGCGCGAAGATGTCCAAGTCGCTGGGCAACGTGGTGCGCCTGCGCGACGCGCTGGAGAAGGTGGACGCGGAGGCCCTGCGCTTCTTCTTCCTGTCCACGCACTACCGCCACCCGCTCAGCTTCTCCGACAAGGCGCTCGCCGACGCCGAGGCGCGCATGGAGTACTTCTACGAGACGCTGCGCAAGGTGGACGAGCGCGTGGGCGGCAAGGACTTCGGCAAGGGGCCGCTGCATGGCGAGCCGCACCGCTTCCTCTCCGAGTTCGAGTGCGCGATGGACGACGACTTCAACTCGGCGGGGGGGCTCGGCGCGCTCTCCGGCCTGTTCGGCCTGATGAACGAGCTGGCCGACAAGCCCCCGGTGAAGGACAAGGCGCTCGTCGGCCGCACGCTCCAGGCGCTGCGCGACGACGTGCGCAAGGCGTCCGGCGTGCTGGGCCTCTTCGAGGACGCCCCCTCCGCGTGGCTCCTGCGCCGCCGCGAGCGCGCCGTGCGCGAGCGCGGCATCGACGTGGCGGAGGTGGAGCGCCTGCTCGGTGAGCGGGCCGCCGCGCGCGCCGCCAAGGACTTCGCCGCCGCCGACCGGGTCCGCGCGACGCTGAAGGAGAAGGGCGTGGAAATCATGGATACCGCCGCGGGCACCACGTGGAAGGTGGCCGCTCCCCCGGCGTAGGGCTGCATGGACCCGGGCCCTCGTGTTAGGGCTCGGGTCACCATGAAGCACCTGCTGTCGCTCTTCGTCGCCCTGTCCTCGGTGCCCGCGCTCGCGCAGCGGGTGCCGCTCGTCACGCCCGCGGAGAAGGCCGCGTCCGCGAGCATCGAGCCGAACGTGCTCCGCGCGCACGTGCGCTTCCTCGCGCATGACCTGCTGGAGGGCCGAGGCCCCGGCACGCGTGGGGACGCCCTGGGGCAGGCCTACATCGCCGCGCAGTTCGAGGCGCTCGGCCTGGAGCCCGCGGGGGCGGATGGCACGTACTTCCAGCCGTTCGAGCTGGTGAGCGTCACGGGGCACCCCCAGACGCTGTCGGTGCGCGCGCCGTCGGGCGTGGAGGAGCTGAAGTTCCACGAGGACTTCATCGCGGTGTCCGGCGTGCAGGAGGCCGAGTCGCGGCTGGACGCGTCGGAGCTGGTCTTCGTGGGGTACGGCATCCAGGCGCCCGAGTACGCGTGGGACGACTTCAAGGGGATGGACCTGCGCGGCAAGACGCTGCTCATCCTCAACAACGACCCGGAGGACGACCCGAACCTCTTCGCGGGCCGCACGCGGCTCTGGTACGGCCGGTGGGATTACAAGTACGAGCAGGCGGCGAAGGTGGGGGCCGCCGGCGCCATCATCCTCCACACCACCGCGAGCGCGGGCTATCCGTGGCAGGTGGTGCAGTCCTCGTGGACGGGCGAGCAGTTCGAACTGCCCGCCGCGTCCGGGCCGCGCCTGCAGGTGAAGGCGTGGATGACGGAGGCCGCCACGCGCCGGGTCGTCCAGATGGCCGGGGCGGACCTGGAGACGCTCATCGCCTCCGCGCGCTCGCGCGACTTCCGTCCGGTGCCGCTCGGCGTGACGGTGGCCACCCGCTTCGCCAACGAGGTGCGGCGCCGGCCCACCGCCAACGTGCTGGCCATGCTCCCCGGCTCCGACGCGAAGTGGGGGGGCGAGGTGGTGCTCTACAGCGCGCACCACGACCACCTGGGCCGCAAGGAGGGCGGCAAGCCCGGCGAGGACGTCATCTACAACGGCGCGCTCGACAACGCGGCGGGCGTCTCCGGCATGCTGGCGGTGGCGAAGGCCTTCCGCGCGCTGCCCCAGCCGCCCCGGCGCTCCATCCTCTTCGCCGCCGTGGCCGCGGAGGAGCAGGGGCTGTTGGGCTCGCAGTACCTCGCGGAGCATCCCCCCGTGCCCCCGGGGCGGGTGGCCGCGAACATCAACATCGACGGCGCCAACATCCACGGGCGCACCCGCGACATCACCGTCATCGGCCTGGGCAAGTCCAACCTGGATGGCGTCATCACCGCGCTGGCGAAGACGCAGGGCCGCGTGGTGAAGGCGGACCAGCTGTCGGACCGCGGCTTCTTCTACCGCTCCGACCAGTTCAACTTCGCCCGCCGGGGCATCCCCGCCGCCTACTTCGGCAGCGGCATGGACTTCGTGGGCCGGCCCGAGGGCTGGGGCCGCCAGCGGCGCGAGACGTGGGAGGCGCAGCACTACCACCAGCCCTCCGACGAGCTGCGCCCGGAGTGGGACTGGTCCGGCGCGGTAGAGGACGTGCGCCTGTTCTTCCTGCTGGGAGCCCACGTGGCGCGCGACCCGGAGCTGCCCCGCTGGAACAAGGGGGACGAGTTCGAGGCCGCCCGCCTGGCGGCCCTGGAGGCGCTGAAGGCCCCTCGCACGCCCCCGTCCTCGGAGGGCGCCTCGAAGTAGCCCGGGCCCGTCCGTCACCCGACGGACGGATACAAACGTGCACGGATACAAACGTGCAGTGTTCCGGCGCGGCGGGTGTTAGATCTTCCGGCCATGCCGGAGTTCCAGATCGTCAGTGACCATCAGCCCGAGGGCGACCAGCCCCGGGCCATCGCCGAGCTCACCGAGGGCGTGCTGCGTGGCGACCGCTACCAGACCCTCCTGGGCGTCACGGGGTCGGGCAAGACGTTCACCATGGCGAACATCATCGCCAGGGTGCAGCGGCCCACCCTGGTCATCGCGCACAACAAGACGCTGGCCGCCCAGCTCTACGGCGAGTTCAAGGCGCTCTTCCCGAACAACGCCGTCGAGTACTTCGTCTCGTACTACGACTACTACCAGCCCGAGGCCTACGTCCCGTCGACGGACACCTTCATCGAGAAGGACTCGTCCATCAACGACAACATCGAACGGATGCGCCACTCGGCCACCCATTCGCTGCGCACGCGCGACGACGTGGTCATCGTCGCCAGCGTGTCCTGTATCTACGGCCTGGGCGCGGCCCGCAGCTACGTGGACCTGGCCGTGCGCGTGGACACCGGCGCGGAGATGGGGCGCGACGCCTTCATGCGCCGGCTGGTGGAGGGCCAGTACGAGCGCAACGACATGGACTTCCACCGCGGCACCTTCCGCGCGCGCGGCGACACCGTCGAGGTCTTCCCCGCGTACGAGGAGGAGCGCGCGGTGCGCGTCAGCTTCTTCGGTGACGAGGTGGAGCGCATCACCGAGTTCGACCCGCTGCGTGGCGTGACGCTGGGCACGCTGGACAAGATCGTCATCTTCCCCGCCAGCCACTACGTCGCGGGCGAGGACGTGCGCAAGCTCGCGCTCAAGACCATCCGCGACGAGCTGACCGAACAGCTCCAGACCTTCAAGCGCGAGGGCAAGCTGCTGGAGGCGCAGCGGCTGGAGCAGCGCACCCTGTTCGACCTGGAGATGATCGAACAGGTCGGCTACTGCAACGGCATCGAGAACTACTCGCGGCACTTCTCCGGGCGCGCGCCGGGCGAGCCGCCGCCGTGCCTCATCGACTACTTCCCGCGCAACCTCCTCGTCCTGCTCGACGAGAGCCACCAGACGGTGCCGCAGATTGGCGCCATGTACCGCGGAGACCGGGCGCGCAAGGAGACGCTGGTCAACTTCGGCTTCCGCATGCCCAGCGCGCTGGACAACCGCCCGCTCAAGTTCGGTGAGTTCGAGGAGCTGGTGCCCCAGGCCATCTTCGTCTCCGCGACGCCGTCCGAATACGAGCTGCAGAAGTCCCAGGGCGTGGTGGTGGAGCAGATCATCCGCCCCACCGGCCTGACCGACCCGGAGGTGGAGACGCGCCCCGTCGGCAACCAGGTGGACGACCTGCTGGAGGAGGTGCGCCTGCGCGTCAGCCGCAACGAGCGCGTGCTGGTGACGACGCTCACCAAGCGCATGGCGGAGGACCTCACCGAGTACTTCGCCGACGTGGGCGTGCGCGTGCGCTACCTGCACTCGGACATCGACGCCATCGAGCGCATGGCCATCATCCGCGACCTGCGCAAGGGCGAGTTCGACGTGCTGGTGGGCATCAACCTGCTGCGCGAGGGCCTGGACATCCCCGAGGTGTCGCTGGTGGCCATCCTCGACGCGGACAAGGAGGGCTTCCTGCGCAGCCACGTCTCGCTCATCCAGACCATCGGCCGCGCCGCGCGCAACGTGAACGGCCGCGTCATCATGTACGCGGACCACGTCACCGATTCGATGAAGAAGGCGCTCGACGAGACCACGCGCCGCCGCGAAATCCAGCGTCAATACAACAAGACGCACGGCATCACCCCGCGCTCCGTCAAGAGCAACATCACCGACCTGTCCGAGCACAGCGCCTACGAGGCGGGGGACGCCGGCGCGCTGCCCATGGCGGCCGAGGGCGAGGACGACGTGCTCGACTCGAAGGAGATCAAGCGCCTCGTCGAGGAGTACACGAAGCAGATGCTGGCGGCGGCGGAGGAGATGCAGTTCGAGAAGGCCGCCGAGTATCGTGACCGCGTCCAGCTGCTCAAGGACATGGACCTGGGGCTCAAGCCCGCGTCGCGCTCGCTGCTCAAGGCGCCGCCCAAGGCGGAGGACGCGGAGCCGCCCAAGCGTGGCCGGGGTGGCAAGGGCGGGCGGATGTCGCGCGCCCGGAGCCGTCGGTAGAGGAGGCGCGGCCCATGGACGCCAGGCTCCAGGAGAAGCTCGACGCCCTGCCCACCGAACCCGGCGTGTACCTGATGAAGGACCGCCGGGGGCAGATCATCTACGTCGGCAAGGCCGTCAACCTGCGCAGCCGGGTGCGCTCGTACTTCACGCGCACCGGCGACACGCGCGTGTTCGTGTCGCTCCTGGACGAGCTGCTCGGCGACCTGGAGACGGTGCTCGTCCACAACGAGAAGGAGGCGCTGCTCCTCGAGAACGAGCTCATCAAGAAGCACAAGCCGCGCTTCAACGTCCTGCTCAAGGACGACAAGCAGTTCATCTCCCTGCGCCTGGACCGCACCCAGCCGTATCCACGCCTGGAGGTGGTGCGCAAGTACGAGCGCGACGGCGCGCGCTACTTCGGCCCGTACTCCAGCGCGGGCGCCATCCGGGAGACGCTGCGCATCATCAACCGCTACTTCCGCCTGCGCACCTGCACGGACCACGTGCTGGCCAATCGCAAACGTCCATGTCTGCTGTACCAGATTGGCCGCTGCCCGGCGCCGTGTGTCTACCCGGTGCCGGAGGAGGACTACCGCCGCAGCGTGGACGAGGTGGTGATGTTCCTGGAGGGCAAGGCCAACGAGTTGGTGGAGGGCCTGCGGCTGCGCATGAAGCGCGCCTCCATGGACCTGAAGTTCGAGGAGGCCGCGCGGGTGCGCGACCAGCTCCAGGCCATCGAGCGCAGCCTGGAGCGGCAGAAGATCGCCACCACGGACTTCAAGGACCAGGACGTCTTCGCCTTCCACCGCGAGGCGGACCGCATCCTGTTCTACGTGCTGTGGGTGCGTCAGGGGCGCATCAACGGCGGCCAGGCCTTCCCCTTCGGCAGCCAGGAGTTCCCGGACGCGGAGCTGCTCGCGTCCTTCGTGAACCTCTACTACGACCAGGGCAGCTTC
This sequence is a window from Myxococcus stipitatus. Protein-coding genes within it:
- the uvrB gene encoding excinuclease ABC subunit UvrB, which codes for MPEFQIVSDHQPEGDQPRAIAELTEGVLRGDRYQTLLGVTGSGKTFTMANIIARVQRPTLVIAHNKTLAAQLYGEFKALFPNNAVEYFVSYYDYYQPEAYVPSTDTFIEKDSSINDNIERMRHSATHSLRTRDDVVIVASVSCIYGLGAARSYVDLAVRVDTGAEMGRDAFMRRLVEGQYERNDMDFHRGTFRARGDTVEVFPAYEEERAVRVSFFGDEVERITEFDPLRGVTLGTLDKIVIFPASHYVAGEDVRKLALKTIRDELTEQLQTFKREGKLLEAQRLEQRTLFDLEMIEQVGYCNGIENYSRHFSGRAPGEPPPCLIDYFPRNLLVLLDESHQTVPQIGAMYRGDRARKETLVNFGFRMPSALDNRPLKFGEFEELVPQAIFVSATPSEYELQKSQGVVVEQIIRPTGLTDPEVETRPVGNQVDDLLEEVRLRVSRNERVLVTTLTKRMAEDLTEYFADVGVRVRYLHSDIDAIERMAIIRDLRKGEFDVLVGINLLREGLDIPEVSLVAILDADKEGFLRSHVSLIQTIGRAARNVNGRVIMYADHVTDSMKKALDETTRRREIQRQYNKTHGITPRSVKSNITDLSEHSAYEAGDAGALPMAAEGEDDVLDSKEIKRLVEEYTKQMLAAAEEMQFEKAAEYRDRVQLLKDMDLGLKPASRSLLKAPPKAEDAEPPKRGRGGKGGRMSRARSRR
- a CDS encoding M20/M25/M40 family metallo-hydrolase, whose translation is MKHLLSLFVALSSVPALAQRVPLVTPAEKAASASIEPNVLRAHVRFLAHDLLEGRGPGTRGDALGQAYIAAQFEALGLEPAGADGTYFQPFELVSVTGHPQTLSVRAPSGVEELKFHEDFIAVSGVQEAESRLDASELVFVGYGIQAPEYAWDDFKGMDLRGKTLLILNNDPEDDPNLFAGRTRLWYGRWDYKYEQAAKVGAAGAIILHTTASAGYPWQVVQSSWTGEQFELPAASGPRLQVKAWMTEAATRRVVQMAGADLETLIASARSRDFRPVPLGVTVATRFANEVRRRPTANVLAMLPGSDAKWGGEVVLYSAHHDHLGRKEGGKPGEDVIYNGALDNAAGVSGMLAVAKAFRALPQPPRRSILFAAVAAEEQGLLGSQYLAEHPPVPPGRVAANINIDGANIHGRTRDITVIGLGKSNLDGVITALAKTQGRVVKADQLSDRGFFYRSDQFNFARRGIPAAYFGSGMDFVGRPEGWGRQRRETWEAQHYHQPSDELRPEWDWSGAVEDVRLFFLLGAHVARDPELPRWNKGDEFEAARLAALEALKAPRTPPSSEGASK
- a CDS encoding FHA domain-containing protein, translated to MELPFDDDEVAPLQADDPRPQRVPQFPAGSRKRSRQGSGRGRDRDRELSAKFEWGREYSNPGHPPAFLYVERGPGAGQLVPVQQGPLVLGRSSSSDLRLQHPSISRRHAQLTRQGDDYFLKDLGSQNGTFLNRVRVVAEVPVMPGDEISLGNAVLRLRGPGTPSSPHIPAPLPAVAPEPAPRPRMKRLTVALIAAGMGSAVAALFTVLVVGLSSSPGVKAPPSTNEGGAAQAGQPETPLLVDAPPSRRPGDSRPHATASRMEDAPSGAPRAQAAADSRQDEAGEPGARGARDLASGGRSQAGAGGASARDIASGRSGAATSSPTTPSAPSAADIASGRVASGAALAQGGPSAAGIASGRGQAPSTERSGGTAVSAADIATRRGTGTGSAVSRSGGAETSVRAGPTPAAMPSTARGAPAAEDELSGTGLAPMQTRETRPAVQPGTEADVMRRYESDDVTGAVEMARVSKLPALQARLQRIESFDAEARKARAKGDLPRAISQLTAAVDLDQELSHGWGDPRKRFLKQLVELHVQAGTTAMKAGDTNGARDAFQKALQHDSGNRIAREGLRRLDAAQDR
- the cysS gene encoding cysteine--tRNA ligase, translated to MTPPPIRLFNTMSMQKELLEPAVPGCVGVYVCGPTVYSYIHIGNARTFTSFDVVVRYLRYRGYTVRYVRNFTDVDDKIIKAAHETGEAPVALAQRFVDRFREDAGALHLVEPDVAPKVSDHIPEIIAIIQKLVDKGFAYASQGDVYFSVSADADYAKLSKRNLDDLCVGERVQPGDQKREPLDFALWKAAKPGEPSWESPWGPGRPGWHIECSAMSEKYLGETFDIHGGALDLIFPHHENEIAQSESAHGQQFAKYWMHCGFLDLEGAKMSKSLGNVVRLRDALEKVDAEALRFFFLSTHYRHPLSFSDKALADAEARMEYFYETLRKVDERVGGKDFGKGPLHGEPHRFLSEFECAMDDDFNSAGGLGALSGLFGLMNELADKPPVKDKALVGRTLQALRDDVRKASGVLGLFEDAPSAWLLRRRERAVRERGIDVAEVERLLGERAAARAAKDFAAADRVRATLKEKGVEIMDTAAGTTWKVAAPPA